A window of bacterium contains these coding sequences:
- a CDS encoding MBL fold metallo-hydrolase, producing the protein MADERVSELIGRDGPETATEVADRIWMAVGTANAYKVATPEGSVMIDAGLAGDARRFHRQLAAVPGDPVRYIVLTHAHEDHIGGHRLWSREGAQVVAHRLCLQRDEQYRQLTQFRVDRAKILWGAAMNLRTESGRVEPTPPIEVDIVVDRSHTLEVGDLTFEVMHTPGAEGPDGLTVWVPELRAAFVGDLWGPIIDAFPNLFTLRGEPYRDAQQYMESLREVRDLEPEIALAGHFEPVMGKDQVREVLTRMHDGVEWVWDRVIDGMNEGKDPFTLMKEIRLPDDSPLNETYGRVDWGVRAIWESLAGWFTYQSTSDLYATAPEAVYPDVVDLAGADALVARCEERLAAGEELEALHLADIVLAADAAHVGALSAKLTALQSMADQFGLRNFQEAGWYRAEIARVEQDLEAAQA; encoded by the coding sequence GGTGGCCACACCCGAGGGCAGCGTGATGATCGACGCCGGACTGGCCGGCGACGCCCGCCGCTTCCACCGCCAGCTAGCGGCCGTGCCGGGCGATCCGGTGCGCTACATCGTTCTGACCCACGCCCACGAGGACCACATCGGCGGTCACCGGCTCTGGTCCCGGGAGGGGGCCCAAGTGGTGGCCCACCGCCTGTGCCTCCAGCGCGATGAGCAATACCGCCAGCTGACCCAATTCCGCGTGGATCGGGCCAAGATCCTGTGGGGGGCGGCCATGAACCTCCGCACCGAATCCGGCCGAGTAGAGCCCACCCCGCCTATCGAAGTCGACATCGTGGTCGACCGCTCCCACACCCTCGAGGTGGGCGACCTCACCTTCGAGGTGATGCACACCCCCGGCGCCGAGGGTCCCGACGGGCTAACGGTGTGGGTGCCCGAGCTGCGGGCCGCCTTCGTGGGTGATCTGTGGGGCCCGATCATCGACGCCTTCCCCAACCTGTTCACCCTGCGGGGCGAGCCCTACCGCGACGCCCAGCAATACATGGAGTCGCTGCGCGAAGTGCGCGACCTGGAGCCCGAGATCGCCCTGGCCGGGCACTTCGAGCCGGTGATGGGCAAAGACCAGGTGCGGGAGGTGCTCACCCGGATGCACGACGGCGTGGAATGGGTGTGGGACCGGGTGATCGACGGAATGAACGAAGGCAAAGACCCCTTCACGCTCATGAAGGAGATCCGCCTGCCCGACGACTCTCCGTTGAACGAGACCTACGGCCGGGTGGACTGGGGCGTTCGGGCCATCTGGGAGAGCCTGGCCGGCTGGTTCACCTATCAGTCCACCTCTGATCTCTACGCCACTGCCCCCGAGGCGGTGTACCCCGATGTGGTGGACCTGGCCGGGGCCGATGCCTTGGTGGCCCGCTGCGAAGAACGGCTGGCTGCCGGTGAGGAACTCGAAGCCCTGCACCTGGCTGACATAGTTCTGGCCGCCGACGCCGCCCACGTTGGGGCATTGTCGGCCAAGCTGACCGCTCTCCAGTCGATGGCGGACCAATTCGGTCTGCGCAACTTCCAGGAGGCCGGGTGGTACCGGGCCGAGATCGCCCGAGTGGAGCAGGATTTGGAAGCGGCCCAAGCGTGA